The genomic segment CTGGAAGATGGTCCGATAATAGTGAAAGTATTAGGACTCTGCTCCAAAATCTTAGATGTAAGACTTTGACATCTTGGAGATGGTATAAAGAGGTCTTCCTTTCTAGAGTGATGGAATTAACCGAGAGTAATAGTTCTCATTGGAAGTTCAAGTTTATAGATGGTCTTCCCATGTTATTTGCTGAAAGAATTAAGAAAACCCTTAGAGGTTCTAATGTGAGTATTAACTATGAGGATTACACCTATGGTAACCTTATAAAGGTAGTTACTCAAGAAGGTTTAGCTTTATGTAGTGAGATTAAGTTAAACCAACAGATTAAGAAGTATCGTCTTACTGAGAGACAATAGCTGGGATAATTTTGTGAGCAATTTGCTATAGATATTTTCAAAATCTCTAGAGAATCTTATAAGAGTAAGAAAAAGTACTCTGACGAGAAAAAGTCtaaaaagattaagaagaagggaaaaagaaaagaggattaCGAATCCAAAAAGGCTTATAGAAAAGCCAAGAAAACCAACACTTGTTACCGATGTGGTAGATTTGGTCACTTTGCAAAAGATTGCAAAGTAAAAAGCAAGATCAAGAGTCTCTCTATTGATGATGATACTAAAGACTCTCTGTGTAAGATTTTGCTCAATTCCTCTTTGAAAAACTCCAGTCCAGACCACATTGATAATGAGGAAAATGATTCAACCAACGAGGAC from the Capsicum annuum cultivar UCD-10X-F1 chromosome 9, UCD10Xv1.1, whole genome shotgun sequence genome contains:
- the LOC107841583 gene encoding uncharacterized protein LOC107841583 is translated as MVHRMLMYSTLCKVLPKANDRGIVEMITTGFTGQLKGWWDNYLTQDQKTKIIQSVVKREDGQDVMNAIYTLIINNIEHFSGRWSDNSESIRTLLQNLRCKTLTSWRWYKEVFLSRVMELTESNSSHWKFKFIDGLPMLFAERIKKTLRGSNVSINYEDYTYGNLIKVVTQEDIFKISRESYKSKKKYSDEKKSKKIKKKGKRKEDYESKKAYRKAKKTNTCYRCGRFGHFAKDCKVKSKIKSLSIDDDTKDSLCKILLNSSLKNSSPDHIDNEENDSTNEDLRVLHKEDYMPSDDECIPCKEGQPCTKKEEEDILYNIISQFQDIEINVLKDNKLTALLEMLKDLGKQDDKPSTSSFPNRRKCILFPPKKVLIP